From one Pseudomonas sp. B21-048 genomic stretch:
- a CDS encoding response regulator transcription factor, with protein sequence MNILLVDDHAVVRQGYASLLRALLPAIEVREAATGEEALIRVQEAVPQLVIMDFGLPGISGLETTRRLRQRLPQLRVLFFSMHDELPLVRQALDAGASGYLTKNSAPQVLIEAVRRTLAGHAYIEQPLATQLACHPQQDASDPRLQSMTRRELEIFVMLAKGTPARLIAEQLSISSKTVSNHLTLLKSKLQVSSHAELVHLGIDMGVVRVAC encoded by the coding sequence ATGAATATTCTGCTGGTCGATGACCACGCGGTGGTCCGTCAGGGCTATGCCAGTCTGTTGCGGGCGCTGTTGCCGGCGATTGAAGTGCGTGAAGCAGCCACCGGCGAAGAGGCACTGATTCGGGTGCAGGAAGCCGTGCCGCAACTGGTGATCATGGATTTCGGCCTGCCGGGCATCAGCGGCCTGGAAACCACCCGGCGTCTGCGTCAACGTTTGCCGCAACTGCGGGTGCTGTTTTTCAGCATGCACGATGAATTGCCTCTGGTGCGTCAGGCACTGGACGCCGGAGCCTCGGGCTACCTGACCAAAAACTCGGCGCCGCAGGTGTTGATCGAGGCCGTGCGACGGACCCTCGCCGGCCATGCCTACATCGAACAACCGCTGGCCACACAACTGGCCTGCCACCCGCAACAGGACGCCAGCGACCCGCGCTTGCAGAGCATGACCCGGCGCGAACTGGAGATTTTCGTGATGCTAGCCAAAGGCACCCCGGCCCGGCTGATCGCTGAACAACTGAGCATCAGCAGCAAAACCGTTTCCAATCACCTGACCTTGCTTAAAAGCAAACTACAGGTCAGCTCCCATGCCGAACTGGTGCATTTGGGGATTGATATGGGGGTGGTGCGGGTGGCCTGCTAA
- a CDS encoding pentapeptide repeat-containing protein, which produces MNYPSLLLLLALPMVCAADDTPLIINNCTLAEHSQCPGIDLRNANLSNQDLRSMNLSGADLRGANLRHARLDLANLEKANLQGANLTRASLQQSNLRLADFTGATLIAIQGWGMFAQGAQFQDANLSAAYLQFARLSGAKLHNANLQAADLEMTWLNKADLKGANLSDANLQEAKFGESNLEQANLSGTRQHYGNFQDANMEGCMGCPTTWDK; this is translated from the coding sequence ATGAACTACCCGTCTCTTCTGCTTTTGCTGGCGCTACCTATGGTTTGCGCTGCCGACGACACACCACTGATCATCAACAACTGCACCCTCGCCGAACACAGCCAATGCCCGGGCATAGATCTCAGAAATGCGAACCTGAGTAATCAGGACCTGCGCAGCATGAACCTCAGCGGCGCCGACTTGCGCGGTGCCAATCTGCGTCACGCCCGGCTAGACCTGGCCAATCTGGAGAAAGCCAACCTGCAAGGCGCCAACCTGACCCGTGCCAGCCTGCAACAAAGCAACCTGCGCCTGGCCGACTTCACCGGTGCCACGTTGATCGCAATCCAGGGCTGGGGGATGTTCGCCCAAGGGGCGCAGTTTCAGGACGCCAACCTCAGCGCCGCCTACCTGCAATTTGCCCGCCTCTCCGGCGCCAAATTGCACAACGCCAACCTGCAAGCGGCCGACCTGGAAATGACCTGGCTGAACAAGGCCGATCTCAAGGGTGCCAACCTCAGCGACGCCAATCTGCAAGAAGCCAAGTTTGGTGAAAGCAATCTGGAGCAGGCCAACCTCAGCGGTACGCGTCAGCATTATGGGAATTTTCAGGATGCAAATATGGAGGGTTGCATGGGGTGTCCGACGACGTGGGACAAATGA